The genomic region ACAAGCGGCAGGGAACCGCCTCCACGAAGACCCGTGCCCAGGTCTCGGGTGGCAACAACAAGGTCTGGCGGCAGAAGGGAACCGGTCGCGCCCGCCAGGGCTCGATCCGCGCCCCGCACTGGCGCGGGGGCGGCGTCGTCTTCGGTCCGTCGCCGCGCGACTATCACCAGGATGTGCCGCGCAAGGTGAAGGCGCTCGCCCGTCGCTCCGCGCTGAACGCGAAGGCGCTGCGGGAGGAGATCGCCGTGATAGAGGGCTTCGACGTGGACGCCCCGAGGACCAAGGCGGTCGTCGGGCTGCTGAAGAAGATCGGGTCCGCGGACAAGAAGGTCCTGATCCTCACCTCGGGGCTCAATCCGAATCTGTACCTGTCCGCCCGCAACCTGCCCGGCGTGTCGGTGCTCCCCTTCGCGGAGGCGAGCGCGTACGACCTGATGAACGCGGGCGAGTTGCTCATCGAGGAGGCCGCTCTGACCCCCGCCACGGAGGTGGCGAATGCGTAGTCTGTACGACGTGATCGTGCGCCCGATCGTCACCGAGAAGTCGACCGAGCTACTCGATCGGACCGGCAAGTACTCCTTCGTCGTGGCGAAGGAGGCGAACAAGGTGGAGATCGCGCGCGCGGTCGAGAAGCTGTTCAACGTGCGCGTTCGCGACGTCCGCACCATGCAGTATCGCGGCAAGGAGCGTCGGGTCGGCCGGACCATCGGACGGCGCGCCGCCTGGAAGAAGGCGGTGGTGACGCTGCGCGAGGGCGATACAATCGAGATCTTCGAGGGGGTCTGAGCCATGCCCGTCAAGCAGTTCAAGCCGGTGACGGCCGGGACGCGCTTCCGCGCCACCAACGACTTCAGTGAGATCACCCGCAAGGGGCCTGAGAAGTCGCTGACCGAGGCGCTGCCGAAGAGCGGCGGCCGCAACCACCACGGCCACATCACGTCGCGGCGCCGTGGCGGCGGCCAGAAGCGTAAGTACCGCATCATCGACTTCAAGCGGAACAAGTTCGGGGTTCCCGCGCGGGTCGTGGCGATCGAGTACGATCCGAATCGCAGCGCGCACATCGCCCTGGTCGAGTACCAGGACGGTGAGCGTCGCTACATCCTGCACCCCGTGGGTCTCTCCGTCGGCGACACGGTGCAGTCCGGTCCCGGTACGGACATCCGGCTGGGGAATGCCGTTCCGCTCGCCGAGATCCCGCTGGGCACCACGGTGCACAACATCGAGCTCCGCCCGGGCAAGGGCGGTCAGCTGGCGCGTTCGGCCGGTTCGGGTGTGCAGGTGGTGGCGAAGGAGGGCGATCTCGTCACCCTGCGCCTGCCCTCGAGCGAGATGCGGCTCGTCCGTCGCGAGTGCCTGGCGACCATCGGCCAGGTGGGCAACGTCGACCACAGCCAGCAGTCGATCGGCAAGGCCGGCGCGAACCGCTGGCGCGGCCGTCGGCCCAGGGTCCGCGGCGTGGCCATGAACCCGGTCGATCACCCGCTGGGCGGTGGTGAGGGCAAGTCCTCCGGCGGTCGGCACCCGGTCTCCCCCTGGGGCAAGGCCGAGGGCGTCAAGACCCGCCGCCGGAAGAAGAACACGAACCGCTTCATCGTGCGCGGCCGGAAGCGCGGGAAGGCAACGCAGTAGGGAGGTTATCCGTTATCCGTCGGGACTCGCGACTGGCATTTAGTCTGGCCCACTACGCGCGAAGCCAGACCAGCAACGGATAACGGATAACGTACAACGGATAACGTACCACGGATAACCCTGTGCGGGGCTTTCAAACCGCTCCCAATCAGTTATATTGGAAGGCTGCGGCAAAACGGCGTCGCGTCCACCACTGATGAATCAAGTGGACCTTGTTTCCGGCGTTGGCCGGGAAACAGCTAAGAGCGAGAGAGCATGCCGAGGAGTCTGAAGAAGGGGCCGTTCGTCGAGGAGAGTCTCCTCAAGAAGATCACGGCCATGAACGAGCGCGGGGAGAAGCGGGTCGTGAAGACCTGGTCGCGCGCGTCGACGATCATCCCGGAGTTCGTCGGGCACACGCTCGCGGTGCACAACGGGAACAAGTTCATCCCCGTGTACCTCACCGAGAACATGGTCGGGCACAAGCTCGGCGAGTTCGCCCCGACGCGGATGTTCCGCGGTCACGGTGGCAAGCTCGTCGATCGGCGTGCCAAGGCCCGCTAGCACGAGCTCAAGGAGAAGCGACGATGGAAGCTCGCGCGATCGCGAAGAATGTGGGGATGTCCCCGCGCAAGCTGCGGCTGGTGATCG from Longimicrobiaceae bacterium harbors:
- the rplD gene encoding 50S ribosomal protein L4, giving the protein MLTARYFSASGEPGEARELPEDLFDGVVNEAVLHQVIKAHLANKRQGTASTKTRAQVSGGNNKVWRQKGTGRARQGSIRAPHWRGGGVVFGPSPRDYHQDVPRKVKALARRSALNAKALREEIAVIEGFDVDAPRTKAVVGLLKKIGSADKKVLILTSGLNPNLYLSARNLPGVSVLPFAEASAYDLMNAGELLIEEAALTPATEVANA
- the rplW gene encoding 50S ribosomal protein L23, translated to MRSLYDVIVRPIVTEKSTELLDRTGKYSFVVAKEANKVEIARAVEKLFNVRVRDVRTMQYRGKERRVGRTIGRRAAWKKAVVTLREGDTIEIFEGV
- the rplB gene encoding 50S ribosomal protein L2 encodes the protein MPVKQFKPVTAGTRFRATNDFSEITRKGPEKSLTEALPKSGGRNHHGHITSRRRGGGQKRKYRIIDFKRNKFGVPARVVAIEYDPNRSAHIALVEYQDGERRYILHPVGLSVGDTVQSGPGTDIRLGNAVPLAEIPLGTTVHNIELRPGKGGQLARSAGSGVQVVAKEGDLVTLRLPSSEMRLVRRECLATIGQVGNVDHSQQSIGKAGANRWRGRRPRVRGVAMNPVDHPLGGGEGKSSGGRHPVSPWGKAEGVKTRRRKKNTNRFIVRGRKRGKATQ
- the rpsS gene encoding 30S ribosomal protein S19; amino-acid sequence: MPRSLKKGPFVEESLLKKITAMNERGEKRVVKTWSRASTIIPEFVGHTLAVHNGNKFIPVYLTENMVGHKLGEFAPTRMFRGHGGKLVDRRAKAR